The nucleotide window CTAAAGTTGGCGATAAAGCTAACAAAACTCTATCAACATCAAAATTACCAAGGTAAATTTGCCATCCTGAATTATCCCATTCACTTTGCAATGATAATGGAGCAAATTGTTCGACTTTATCTATAATTTTATTAGTTTTGACCATTTCTAATCCTGCATCTTTCGGCTAATACAATAGCTTCAAGATTTTTTATAGCTGTATCAAGATCTTGATTAACTATTTCATAATCAAATAAGTGTTTTTTCTCAATTTCACTCTTAACTATTGATAATCTTTTCTGTATCGATTCCTGGGAATCAGTCTTTCTCTTGAATAATCTAGTCTGCAATTCTGCTATTGAAGGAGGAAGGATAAAAATAAGAATAGCGTCTTTTAACTTTTCTTTAACCTGAAGAGCCCCTTTAACATCAATTTCAAGAGCTACATCCAATCCCATATTTAAGGATTCT belongs to Candidatus Melainabacteria bacterium RIFOXYA2_FULL_32_9 and includes:
- a CDS encoding guanylate kinase, whose translation is MLDLDNLESIDFSILANVNRKGRVFIISGPSGVGKGTLLSLLIGKHPEIVLSVSVTTRKPRTGEVHGVNYIFISKEEFEEMIEKDEFLEWAVFAGNYYGTYANIVQESLNMGLDVALEIDVKGALQVKEKLKDAILIFILPPSIAELQTRLFKRKTDSQESIQKRLSIVKSEIEKKHLFDYEIVNQDLDTAIKNLEAIVLAERCRIRNGQN